The Antarcticibacterium flavum genome contains the following window.
TTGAAGAAACCATTTTGATCACCAAAGGGCATTTTCTTTGGAGCAACCGCAGCAATAAAATGATGGAGATACTGGAGGATACCAACGGGAGGAATGATTTCTTACTGGCGCCATGCAGCCCGGAGACTTTTAAGATCATGTACAACAACTCCGGGTACCATCCAAGCTGTTTTGAAAATTTGCACACCAATTTAAAATCCTTTGGAATTGAGCCAGATGATATTCCCACAGCATTCAATATTTTTATGAATGTACAGTTTAAGGAAGACGGGAAATTAAGTGTAGATCCCCTTTAAGTAAGGCAGGGGATTATGTGTTGCTGGAAGCACAAATGGACCTTATAGTTGGCCTCACTGCCTGCTCTGCAGAGGACAGTAACAATGGCAGTTTTAAGCCTATTCATTATGAAATTCTTGGATAGATGGTCATTGGTGTCCGATGATAATAATGTGAATTTACGTTAAGTCCTGCTACATATAGTCCGGGGTCTTATCAACCTCCAAAGGAGGTGGCTGTGAATCTAATATAATTTAAAAAAATCCAGACGTTTTAGAATTAGGTAAATATCTGATTTACAAAGACATAAATTTTGGTCCAGGTTCTATATTCTAGCAGCGCAAGCGGTCAAGACTCTCTTACCGGACAACAATGAATAGAATGTTTAGCCTAACTTCTTAGCCGTAGCTTCTCCAGCTCATATGAAAGAGAATCAATAGTATTTTGCTTAAGGTGCAACTGCTTTTCCATATCCTCATAGATCTTTAAACTGTTTCGATCGAAATTTCCTGTATCAGCCAGGGGAGTTGTGCTGGTAGTGCCAGCTATAAAGCTTAAGATACAAATGGAAGAAAGGATCATCCAGAACCTGAAGCTTCCAAAGAACAGTTCGAGCTTGCTGCCGGTATTCTCTGTTCCCATGACCTCTATTTCCTCAATGTAATTATTTAGAAAACGTTCAGCTTTCTCCTTGCGGGCAGCGATCCTTTTTTGGGCAGGAAGGTCTTCAAAATACCCGGGGTTGTTCTCTATTTGTTCCAGCTGCCCGATCTTTTTATCGGCCGAAAGTGGAAAAACTCTTAAGAGAACAGTGGTAGTAGAAATAAGCCATTCATCTCGTTTTATATCTTCATTATGGATGTTCTGTAATTGTGTGCGTAATAAACGTATTGCGGTGTGTTTTTTCATAGTAGGGGATGAAGGAGCAAATATTGATAGCAGCTGTGATATAGGTTGTTCCCGAGCTAAAGTTATTAATTATTCCAACAAATCATAATTATATGTTAATAGAAATTTTCTGAGTTGCTCATGATATTTTGTACTGGAAAATACTTTTTTAGAGGTGTTTTATTTTCTAATCCCTTAATTATCTTTTTGTTAACAGCGATATCCTTATCTTTTTGGTAGCTTCTGGGAGAAATTAATCATTATTAAATTAGAGGGTATGGGAAGACTTGAAGGCAAGATCGCTTTGATTACGGGGTCAGATTCGGGTATTGGAAAAGCTACAGCAATTGAATTTGCTAAAGAAGGAGCAAATGTGGTGATCACCTACCACACCGATGAGGATGGTGGGAAGGAAACCCTTAAGGAAGTTGAAAATGCAGGGGGAAGGGGTTATTGGTCAAGGTGGATGTGAGTAAGGAAGAGGAGGTCGAAAAAATGTTTGATAGAGCCCTGGAGGAGTTTGGAACAGTGGATATTCTAATGAATAATGCGGCAATTAACGGACAGGGAATTCCCATAGCCGACCTGTCTACCGAAAAATGGGACCGGGCTATTAAAACAAATCTGTATGGTTATTTCTTTTGTATTAGAAGGTTTATAAACTTACGCAGGAAAAATGGAAGGAAAGGAAAGATTATAAACGTGTCCTCTGTACACGAGGAGATCCCTGCACCCGGTACCGGAGATTACTGTAGTTCAAAGGGCGCTGTAAAAATGCTCACCCGTACCCTGGCGCTGGAACTTGCAGAAGAGGGAATTAATGTCAATAATATAGCGCCGGGAATGATCCTTACACCCATTAACCAGGAAGCAAAGGATGATAAAGAGGCAAGAGAGGAAAAAACAGATAACATCCCTATGAAAAGAGCCGGAAAGCCCGGGGAAATTGCCAGGCTGGCGGTTTTCCTGGCATCGGCAGATTCAGATTATGTCACAGGGTCCACCTATGTTATGGATGGAGGGCTTACCCAGTATATGGGACAAGGCGCCTGATGAGAAAAATCCCGCTGAAAGAGTTGCGGCTATAACCTCAAAATATCAACCTTAATGAAAATCGTGGTTATAGCCCTTCTGTTCCCTATGATCTTAATTTCCCAGTCCAATCAATACCTTTTCCTGCAAACTGAAATTGATGCCAGGAATATGATCTTTGGGGGGACGGTGAATGAAAGGGGGTATAACGGTGTCTTCAAGGCAGGATTTTCTGCTCAGTGGTTTCGGGCAGATGTTTTTTATGAAACTTTTGCAGTCCTGGATTACCAGACCGGGGGATTAAATCTTACTTATATCCTTCGATATGATAATCCCTTTAAGATGGGGCTGGGAGTGCAAATGGGGCTTATAAACAAACCCAGGAAGTTGACTCCCTCTGTAGGCCTTAACGGCATAGTGGAGTATCATATTCCTCCATTCTTTATTTCAGCCCGGCTGGAACGTAAAGTGAGAACAGACTGGGATATCATTGTCAACTCCGGATTCGTAGGAGTGGGATATCGCCTTAATTAATCCTCCCTATTCTTATCCCCCCTCGTTAAATTGAAAATATTAGATTAAGTATAACCTTAAATTATCAAATTATGAAAAAGTTATTTCTTTTTGCCGGGATAGTTTTACTGGCAGCAGGGTTTGCAAGTTGTAGCAGCGATGATGACAATGAAATGCCAGAGGAAAGGATCCTGGGCATCTGGAATATTGACAGGTTGCTTATCGATGAGAATTTTGTAGAGCTTAATGAATGCGAACGCAGGTCTACCATCCAGTTTTTTGCGGGGGGCGATTTTACGGAAACCATCTATGACGGAGAGAATCCCGCCTCCTGTAGAAATTTTACCATTGATGGCAATTGGAGGAGATTGGCCAATGGCGGGTATGAACTTGAGTATCCCGAAGAGGAATTTACGGTCAATGCAACTATTGCAAGCTCAGAACTAACGATGCAATATACCCTCGATGATGAGGATGAGGGAGAGCAGGAATATGTACGTATCTATAGAAAGAATTGACCCTGGGGGAAGATAAAAGATGATCAAAAAGAAGTGGTAGGGACTTCTAATTTGATCATCTATAGTGGAAATGAATTTCTCACTGCCGCAGGAATATGAAGTCCTGCGGCTCTTTTTTTTATACCCAACTTATATAACTTTCAAATGAAATATTAGTCGGGATTGGGAGGCTTTTTTAATTAGTAAACAAGCACATTAACAAAGGCACTCGCTACCGCCAACATTATAAATGCGAACACCAGTGCAAATAAAACTTTAAGGAAAATATGCAGTCCTCTCGTGGCTTCTTTGTAGTTGTCTACAAACATATTAATAGCTTCCATATGAATAATTGTTAGGGTTAATTATCTGAATGGTATTAAGTTAAGAAGTTTCTGCTCCTCCGGGAAAAATACTCGTTAAAGGGAATATATATTAGTTGAAATGCAAGGCCCCCAGCCCCGAAGGGGGAGTTATTGTTGTGAAGTAAAAAAGGAGTTTAGCCTGGCGTGTTTTTGCACTTAGAAAAGGAATTAGTGAAAGCCAGACCTTAATAAAAAAATTCTGTAGATCTGATATGAGGCCAATTCTAACAATCCATCTGTTTTTGCTCAATTTCACTTTTGTCCATAAAAAAAAGCCTTCTGTTTCCAGAAGGCTTTTCTTGCTGTGCGGGCGGGGAGACTCGAACTCCCACACCTTGCGGCACTAGATCCTAAGTCTAGCGTGTCTACCAATTCCACCACGCCCGCATTTAAATTTTACAACACTTAGGACTCATTGTAAAACTGCTTACCTTGATAAGCGGCTGCAAATATACAATCATTTTTCAATTTTCAAATAACAGAGAGAAAATTTATTTCAAAACTTTTACTTTTTTTGAAAGCTTGATCATTTGATTAAAACTTGCAAAAATTCTAAGCACTAAATTCCAAATTCCAAGCACCAAATTCCAAACACCAACGACTAAATTTCAAACATCAATTTATTTTTGCCTATACTTACAACACACAGCCCACTCAATTCTCAATACTCACTTCTCACTACTAAATTCTAAATACTCAATTCTCATTTTCTTACCTTTACGTTAAATCAAAATTTAAAGAATGAGTGACATAAAAAAATACGTTGAGGAACATAAAGACCGGTTTATACAGGAACTGGTTGATCTATTAAAAATTCCAAGCATAAGTGCAGATTCTGCCTATAAGCAGGATGTACTAAAAACTGCCGATGCCGTTAAAGAAAAGCTTCAGGAAGCGGGTTGTGACCATACCGAAATATGTGAAACTCCCGGATATCCTATTGTTTACGGTGAGAAGATCATTGATAAAAATCTACCTACTGTTTTGGTATATGGACATTATGACGTGCAACCACCAGATCCTTTGGATCTGTGGGAGAGTCCGCCATTTGAGCCTGTGATCAAGGAAACGAAACTGCACCCCCAGGGTGCCATTTTTGCCCGCGGTGCCTGTGATGATAAAGGCCAGATGTATATGCACGTAAAGGCACTGGAATATATGACCCGGAATAATGAGCTTCCCTGTAATGTGAAGTTTATGATCGAAGGGGAAGAGGAAGTGGGAAGTGCCAACCTTGGCTGGTTTATAGAACGAAATCAGGATAAACTTTCCAATGATGTGATCCTTATTAGTGATACCGGAATGATCTCTAAAGATGTTCCTTCTGTTACCACAGGATTGCGCGGACTCAGCTATATGGAAGTAGAAGTTACAGGTCCAAATCGCGATCTCCATAGCGGATTGTATGGCGGAGCGGTGGCAAACCCAATAAATATCCTCGCAAAGATGATCGCATCCCTGCAGGATGAGAACAACCATATTACCATTCCCGGTTTTTACGACAGGGTAGAGGAGCTTACAGATGAGGAAAGGGAGAAAATGGCAGAGGCTCCATTTGACCTGGAGGAGTATAAAGAGAAACTGGATATTGGAGATGTGCATGGGGAGAAAGGTTATTCTACACTTGAGAGGGCATCTATAAGGCCAACTCTGGATGTAAACGGAATTTGGGGTGGCTACACAGGAGAGGGAGCCAAAACAGTATTGCCTTCCAAAGCTTATGCAAAAATTTCCATGAGGCTGGTGCCAAACCAGGACTGGAAGGAGATAAGCGAACTCTTTAAAAAGCATTTTGAAAGTATAGCTCCAAAAAGTGTGAAAGTGAAGGTAAATACCCACCACGGCGGGCAGGGTTATGTAACCCCTATTGACACCCTGGAATACCAGGCTGCGAATGATGCCTATGCTGAGGCATTTGGAAAGGAACCAATCCCGCAGCGAAGCGGAGGAAGTATTCCAATTGTTTCCCTTTTTGAAAAGGAACTTAAAAGTAAAACGATCCTTATGGGCTTTGGACTGGATACAGATGCTATCCACTCTCCAAACGAACATTTCGGGGTGTGGAATTACTTAAAAGGAATTGAAACCATTCCCTTGTTCTTTAAACATTTTACGAAATTGAAGAGCGAGGAATAAAGAAGTGA
Protein-coding sequences here:
- a CDS encoding SDR family NAD(P)-dependent oxidoreductase, which gives rise to MGRLEGKIALITGSDSGIGKATAIEFAKEGANVVITYHTDEDGGKETLKEVENAGGRGYWSRWM
- a CDS encoding SDR family oxidoreductase, which codes for MFDRALEEFGTVDILMNNAAINGQGIPIADLSTEKWDRAIKTNLYGYFFCIRRFINLRRKNGRKGKIINVSSVHEEIPAPGTGDYCSSKGAVKMLTRTLALELAEEGINVNNIAPGMILTPINQEAKDDKEAREEKTDNIPMKRAGKPGEIARLAVFLASADSDYVTGSTYVMDGGLTQYMGQGA
- a CDS encoding lipocalin family protein — encoded protein: MKKLFLFAGIVLLAAGFASCSSDDDNEMPEERILGIWNIDRLLIDENFVELNECERRSTIQFFAGGDFTETIYDGENPASCRNFTIDGNWRRLANGGYELEYPEEEFTVNATIASSELTMQYTLDDEDEGEQEYVRIYRKN
- a CDS encoding dipeptidase, which encodes MSDIKKYVEEHKDRFIQELVDLLKIPSISADSAYKQDVLKTADAVKEKLQEAGCDHTEICETPGYPIVYGEKIIDKNLPTVLVYGHYDVQPPDPLDLWESPPFEPVIKETKLHPQGAIFARGACDDKGQMYMHVKALEYMTRNNELPCNVKFMIEGEEEVGSANLGWFIERNQDKLSNDVILISDTGMISKDVPSVTTGLRGLSYMEVEVTGPNRDLHSGLYGGAVANPINILAKMIASLQDENNHITIPGFYDRVEELTDEEREKMAEAPFDLEEYKEKLDIGDVHGEKGYSTLERASIRPTLDVNGIWGGYTGEGAKTVLPSKAYAKISMRLVPNQDWKEISELFKKHFESIAPKSVKVKVNTHHGGQGYVTPIDTLEYQAANDAYAEAFGKEPIPQRSGGSIPIVSLFEKELKSKTILMGFGLDTDAIHSPNEHFGVWNYLKGIETIPLFFKHFTKLKSEE